A part of Aegilops tauschii subsp. strangulata cultivar AL8/78 chromosome 2, Aet v6.0, whole genome shotgun sequence genomic DNA contains:
- the LOC109758024 gene encoding protein STICHEL-like 2, whose product MTDMRRHSVSVDVPLSRTLVQLKRVRSLRDPATNSMIKYASPSDSMIWETASSNGAMMEGSRSAHHHLIEEDVDLEAEATMGSERSFRAPNARTASYRKSSVVRIRGLNPPRNKQVHRVRGDGHRKSVDSNHSNHSSLRQLANNIVTNVVEEKEEEEVNSYERAHLALPEKSEEEVKRRSKFKGKSSAAMSRVGSPCMSASEARSVGSRRSTIGHGTEDTRVRSNDVVGSNFSGCGISYCWSGASKYRDLYSDSDGPEQPLLSPEGTEVPFQENVPYTETPRCLSQKFRPRSFSELIGLNVVAQSLLYSSCKGKIAPMYLFHGPRGTGKTSTARIFAAALNCLSLEEQRPCGFCKECVILFSGRSRDVKEIDAAKMDRLGRVKALLKSASLVPYSSRFKVFIVDECHLLLEDAWSAIVKSLDEPYRHAVYIMITSDLDSLPRTSVTHCQKFHFPKIKVADIVNRLERICVDEGLEFDHDALHFIAAKSNGSLRDAEIMLDQLSLLGKRVTISLVHELVGLVSDDELIELLDLALSSDTTNTVRRARELMASSVDPLQLVSQLANLIMDILSGRCQSAVTEVSKSFLGRYALADVGIEKLRHALKILSETEKQLRTSRNKATWVTVALLQFGSTESDIVAETNDMHARSATGYTDDWVSKVNSSSNFCDACNSNKSNCSERHCRRLKLENIWRRATGKCQSRSARSFLKKEGILSSVHVTEEVAIAEVGFGHPDHLSRAEKMQSLIQGVLQHVLGFNVEIRFKLVPCAARKDARSKRHSFSLLGCSGRKQELSDSTVTDEDEPVRHGARETPLKGYSSSQQPSPFIVQRVDSKPTVHGSEDDARSTLTSNRSMTDDLTRTCRSETNYSKGASEQGRFDSIQEPDLQPNCFSRTLKLQKRFFSSDAAHTICFRIQPHNKMGFLPKKEFDTYFCTYGPYEQCPRSNSRATYGSRDEDLSIKTSSGFGSNLLCWKGPKQSI is encoded by the exons ATGACTGACATGAGGCGCCACTCGGTCTCCGTGGATGTTCCACTGTCAAGAACCCTGGTGCAGCTCAAGCGAGTGAGGTCGCTGCGGGATCCAGCAACAAACTCTATGATCAAGTATGCATCTCCTTCTGACAGTATGATCTGGGAGACTGCTTCTAGCAATGGAGCGATGATGGAAGGAAGCAGGTCAGCACACCATCATTTGATTGAAGAGGATGTGGATTTGGAAGCCGAGGCTACCATGGGGTCAGAGCGAAGCTTCCGGGCACCAAATGCAAGAACTGCATCTTACAGGAAATCTTCAGTTGTCAGGATCAGAGGCTTAAACCCACCAAGAAACAAGCAAGTTCATCGTGTCCGCGGAGATGGTCACAGGAAATCGGTGGATTCTAACCACTCTAATCATAGCTCTCTTCGGCAGTTGGCAAACAATATAGTTACCAACGTGGTGGAGGAGAAAGAAGAGGAGGAGGTGAATTCCTATGAACGGGCACATCTTGCGTTGCCGGAGAAGAGCGAGGAAGAAGTGAAAAGGCGTTCCAAATTCAAGGGCAAGTCTTCTGCTGCAATGAGCCGCGTCGGCAGCCCTTGTATGTCTGCCAGTGAAGCACGCTCAGTCGGGTCAAGAAGAAGCACAATAGGGCATGGAACTGAGGACACACGAGTGAGGTCGAATGATGTTGTAGGATCAAACTTCAGTGGATGCGGTATAAGCTACTGCTGGTCAGGAGCATCAAAGTACCGTGATCTTTATTCAGATAGCGATGGTCCAGAGCAACCTCTCCTATCCCCAGAGGGGACCGAGGTACCGTTCCAAGAAAATGTACCATACACTGAGACACCAAGGTGTTTAAGCCAAAAGTTTCGCCCTCGATCCTTCAGTGAACTGATTGGCCTCAATGTGGTTGCTCAGTCCCTCTTGTATTCCTCTTGCAAAGGAAAGATTGCTCCAATGTACTTGTTCCATGGCCCCCGGGGTACAGGCAAGACGTCTACGGCACGCATTTTTGCTGCTGCcctaaattgcctctctctcgaAGAGCAAAGGCCATGTGGGTTCTGCAAAGAGTGTGTCATTCTCTTCTCTGGGAGGAGCAGGGACGTAAAAGAAATTGATGCAGCAAAAATGGATCGCTTGGGTCGCGTAAAGGCACTCCTCAAGAGTGCATCTCTTGTCCCGTACTCGTCACGCTTCAAGGTTTTCATAGTTGATGAATGCCATCTGTTGCTAGAAGATGCCTGGTCGGCAATAGTGAAGAGTCTTGATGAGCCATACCGGCATGCTGTCTACATTATGATTACTTCTGATCTAGATAGCTTGCCTCGCACTTCCGTCACACATTGCCAGAAGTTCCATTTTCCAAAGATAAAGGTTGCAGATATTGTCAACAGGTTGGAGAGAATCTGCGTAGATGAAGGGTTAGAATTTGACCATGATGCGTTGCACTTCATTGCTGCAAAGTCTAATGGTTCTCTTAGAGACGCTGAAATAATGCTGGATCAACTTAGTTTGCTTGGGAAGAGGGTCACAATTTCTCTTGTGCATGAACTT GTAGGATTGGTGTCTGATGATGAGTTGATTGAGTTGCTTGATCTAGCACTGTCATCGGACACAACCAACACGGTTAGACGAGCTCGGGAACTTATGGCGTCGTCAGTTGATCCTCTGCAGCTGGTCTCTCAGCTGGCAAACCTTATTATGGACATTCTCTCAGGACGATGTCAATCCGCGGTCACTGAAGTCAGCAAAAGTTTCTTGGGAAGATATGCGT TGGCAGATGTTGGTATAGAGAAACTAAGACATGCACTGAAAATACTGTCAGAAACTGAAAAACAATTAAGGACATCAAGAAATAAGGCAACTTGGGTTACCGTTGCACTTTTGCAGTTTGGCAGCACTGAATCTGACATAGTAGCAGAAACAAATGACATGCATGCACGTTCAGCAACAGGATATACAG ATGACTGGGTATCCAAGGTAAACTCAAGCTCCAATTTCTGCGATGCGTGTAACAGCAACAAGTCCAACTGTTCTGAGAGACACTGTAGACGGCTGAAGCTTGAAAACATCTGGAGGAGAGCCACTGGGAAGTGTCAATCAAGATCAGCCAGAAGTTTTCTCAAGAAAGAAGGAATCCTATCATCAGTCCATGTTACCGAAG AGGTGGCTATAGCTGAAGTTGGATTTGGTCACCCGGATCACCTATCAAGGGCAGAGAAAATGCAGAGCCTGATACAAGGAGTACTACAGCACGTTCTCGGGTTCAATGTGGAGATCAGATTCAAACTTGTCCCGTGTGCAGCGAGGAAAGATGCAAGGTCGAAGAGACACTCATTCAGTCTGCTCGGCTGCTCGGGACGAAAGCAAGAGCTGTCAGATTCAACAGTGACAGATGAGGATGAACCTGTGAGGCATGGAGCAAGAGAAACACCTCTGAAAGGCTACTCCTCTAGTCAGCAGCCATCGCCATTCATCGTGCAACGTGTTGATTCTAAACCAACAGTTCATGGCTCCGAGGACGATGCCCGGAGCACCTTGACATCAAACAGATCCATGACTGATGACCTGACAAGGACATGTAGGTCGGAGACTAACTACTCCAAGGGCGCAAGTGAGCAGGGTCGTTTCGATAGCATCCAGGAGCCTGACCTTCAGCCGAATTGCTTCTCACGAACATTGAAGCTGCAAAAGAGGTTCTTCTCGTCGGATGCAGCACACACAATCTGTTTCAGGATCCAGCCACACAACAAAATGGGTTTCCTACCTAAGAAAGAATTCGATACATATTTCTGCACATATGGGCCCTATGAGCAGTGTCCAAGATCGAATTCAAGAGCTACTTACGGTTCAAGAGATGAGGACTT GTCCATCAAGACTTCTTCTGGGTTTGGTTCGAACCTGCTCTGCTGGAAGGGCCCTAAACAGTCAATCTAA